The window acacacacagacatacacacacagacacacacaaacacacacacacaaacacacacacacaaacacacacacacaaacaggtgtgAATGGATGAAAGTCTTCCTGCAAATATTCATGAAACAATAACTTCATATTTATCCAACATATCCTTCATTAGTAACTAATGAACTTGTGTTCTTCCTCTTACAGTACAAATACTATgttacagtacaagtactaatactacacagtacaaatactatgttacagtacaagtactaatactacacagtacaaatactatgttacagtacaagtactaatactacacagtacaaatactatgttacagtacaagtactaatactacacagtacaaatactatgttacagtacaagtactaatactacacagtacaaatactatgttacagtacaagtactaatactaaaAAGAGTCTTACATTAATTTTCTGTTGACCGCCTTAACATTTGATTGTTTTCAACTGTTTAACTTATGAAACATCATATTTGATCAAACGTCTGATGTGACTCTGATGCACATTGTGTGTAAAgtgataaataaacatataaagtgaagcagacGTTTTTAAAGGAAGAGGAGCTTCACTTTAAGGTGAACTTTCACAAAACCCTCCGCTGTAATAAATCTGGGCTCCACCATCAAGACCACGGCAGACCAGTAAGACCCCCCCACTACATGACAATGGGACCAGTTACCCAGGAAACAGGCTTTTCATTAGCTGTGTGATAAAAAAGACGTATTCCGTCTCTTCTCCGGACACTTTTCACATCTtgttttttgagggggggggggggggggggggggggggggggggtcctgtgGATGAGCTGGAGGGCTCCCACAGCTCCCAGTAGCTCCCACAGCTCCGTCACCAGCCTATAGCACAGAACCAGACAGAGTGGATATCGGTCAGCTCCAGACCTCCTGAGTCTGCCCCCCCCCATTCAGGCCTCACCAGACAACCAgattaattaaacaaataccttcttttcttttctcaactAGAGttattaaattgaattataGTCTGAAGATCATGTGACGTGATCCAAAGCTCCACAGCTTGTGCTTTTGAGAATAAACATCATTTAATACGTCTTTTAGGAACAGGGAGCATGAACCCCGGTCTGGCTATCTGGTGGTCTGACTCTGGTCCCGGTGGTCTGGCTATCTGGTGGTCTGACTCTGGTCCCGGTGGTCTGGCTATCTGGTGGTCTGACTCTGGTCCCGGTGGTCTGGCTATCTGGTGGTCTGACTCTGGTCCCGGTGGTCTGATTCTGGTCCCGGTGGTCTGATTCTGGTCCCGGTGGTCTGACTCTGGTCCCGGTGGTCTGGCTATCTGGTCCCGGTCTCATGTCCCGTGGTGGTTTCAGGTGATTCATGTGGCAGCTGTTTGAAGGACCGGATGtggagctccgcctcctccttccccgGTTGGAACGAGACCCGGTTCACGTTTCTCCTGCGGCTCCTCTTACCTGCCGGCGTCGGGTTACCGGGCCTCTCATCTGACAATTATGAGCCCTGCAATCCAGCTGGAGAGCCAAGTCCGGCAGGTGATGTCAGTCCAGGggggctgcaggtgtgtgtgtgtgtgtgtgtgtgtgtggtggtggtggtggtggggggggggggtcggctCTCCTTTCCAGGGAAAGAGCCCCCGGTTCTGGGCATGAAGATGCAGCACCCTGCTCCTCCAGCagggtgctgtgtgtgtgtgcgtgtgtgtgtgtgtgtgtgtgtgtctatgtgtgtgtgtgtgtgtgtgtgtgtggggggggcagcTATTCATGTGGCTCGAGCCACCTCGCTAATCTGCGTCGGggtcacagagagagacggtggTCTACAGCAGCCAGACAGGGGGTGATATATGGGGGGGGGCACTGGTCCCTGATGAAGGGGGCACTGGTCCCTGTTGGACCCCACACGGACCCCGTGAAGGACCACAGATCCGAGGGGAACAAGAGTCTGACCGAGCACAGACAAAGACCTGAAAGAGAaccccctcccgcccccccgGCTACCATTACCCATCCACTGCCCACATCCCAGCACAttaaggagggggggggggtcatcctctggagaacataTCAGGAAACAGTCTTCAGGTGTTGGGTCATGAATCATAAAGGAGACGTTGACCTGTTGACCTGAGCTATCGCGGTTCATCGTGAGGGAGCATGAACGTTTCATCACTCCGATAGTCGTTCCagtaaataaactaaatgtgttCTCCGGTGATGGTGAAGATTACAAAAGTAATGGGATCACTTAAGTCACCACGACTTAAGTGATCATCATCTGAGGAGCATGAAGGTCTCCACAAATCTACGGAGGAGATGGAAAGTTTGACCTCACGGTGGCGCTAAAGCAAATGTCAGAGGATCATGAGAGTCCTGCCAGTGgatcctctggagaacatgaatacatgaaccatcctctggagaacatgaatacatgaaccatcctctggagaacatgaatacatgaaccatcCCCTGGAGATCATGAATACCTGAATACCTGAaccatcctctggagaacatgaatacctgaaccatcctctggagaacatgaataccTGAACCATCCCCTGGAGATCATGAATACCTGAaccatcctctggagaacatgaatacatgaaccatcctctggagaacatgaataccTGAACCATCCCCTGGAGATCATGAATACCTGAaccatcctctggagaacatgaatacatgaaccatcctctggagaacatgaataccTGAACCATCCCCTGGAGATCATGAATACCTGAaccatcctctggagaacatgaataccTGAACCATCCCCTGGAGATCATGAATACCTGAaccatcctctggagaacatgaataccTGAACCATCCCCTGGAGATCATGAATACCTGAaccatcctctggagaacatgaataccTGAACCATCCCCTGGAGATCATGAATACCTGAATACCTGAaccatcctctggagaacatgaatacatgaaccatcctctggagaacatgaataccTGAACCATCCTTTGGAGAACATGAATACCTGAACCATCCTCTGAagaacatgaatacatgaaccatcCTCTGGAGACAATGAATACCTGAaccatcctctggagaacatgaatacatgaaccatcctctggagaacatgaataccTGAACCATCttctggagaacatgaatacaTTAACCATCttctggagaacatgaatacatgaaccatcttctggagaacatgaatacaTTAACCATCgtctggagaacatgaataccTGAACCATCttctggagaacatgaatacctgaaccatcctctggagaacatgaatacatgaaccatcctctggagaacatgaatacatgaaccatcctctggagaacatgaatacattaaccatcctctggagaacatgaataccTGAACCATCttctggagaacatgaatacctgaaccatcctctggagaacatgaatacctgaaccatcctctggagaacatgaatacatgaaccatcCTCTGGAGACAATGAATACCTGAaccatcctctggagaacatgaatacatgaaccatcctctggagaacatgaatacaAGAATCAAATGTAACAGCAAttcattaaatacaaatgtcaacctcaatGTGGCACTGCAAGAAAACGTCTGAGGGTTCATCATCTGGGGAAAATGAATTACTGTCTAAAACACAACGGTCATCCATCCagtaaaggtttaaataaaatgaatgtcaTTGGAGGAAATATCTAATCAATAGATATATTTAACTTAATAAATGACAAGTTTGTCCTCACGGTGGCGCTAAAGCAAATGACCCACCAAAGTCTTCAGGACTcgtcctctggggatcatgaatgtttgtgttttaaaagaaattatgtTTTGAAATAAGTAGAATATAAATCATTAAGACAAGTGAGATgcagtaaaacatatttttttattgataaagaaaagtgtaaaataaaccaaaaacagTAGAAGAACACAGTGTTTACAGAACCGGTCGTGAGGTGTTCACGAATCGGTGGAACCCTAACCTCGACCTGTGGAACCCTAACCTCGACCAGTGGAACCCTAACCTCGATCTGTGGAACCTTAACCTCGAGCGGTGGAACCCTAACCCTGGCCAGTGGAACCCTTACCTCGAGTGGTGGAACCCTAACCTCGACCAGTGGAACCCTAACCTCGACCTGTGGACCCTTAACCTCGACCGGTGGAACCCTTACCTCGAGTGGTGGAACCCTAACCTCGACCAGTGGAACCCTAACCTCGACCTGTGGAACCCTAACCTCGACCTGTGGAACCTTAACCTCGACCAGTGGAACCCTAACCTCGACCTGTGGAACCCTAACCTCGACCAGTGGAACCCTAACCTCGACCTGTGGAACCCTTACCTCGACCTGTGGAACCTTAACCTCGACCAGTGGAACCCTAACCTCGACCTGTGGAACCCTAACCTCGACCAGTGGAACCCTAACCTCGACCTGTGGAACCCTTACCTCGAGTGGTGGAACCCTAACCTCGACCAGTGGAACCCTAACCTCGACCTGTGGAACCTTAACCTCGACCGGTGGAACACTTACCTCGAGTGGTGGAACCCTAACCTCGACCGGTGGAACCCTTACCTCGAGTGGTGGAACCCTAACCTCGACCAGTGGAACCCTAACCTCGACCAGTGGAACCCTAACCTCGACCTGTGGAACCCTAACCTCGACCTGTGGAACCCTAACCTCGACCTGTGGAACCTTAACCTCGACCTGTGGAACCCTAACCTCGACCAGTGGAACCCTAACCTCGACCTGTGGAACCTTAACCTCGACCTGTGGAACCTTAACCTCGACCAGTGGAACCCTAACCTCGACCGGTGGAACCCTAACCTCGACCGGTGGAACCCTTACCTCGACCGGTGGAACCCTAACCTCGACCAGTGGAACCCTAACCTCGACCGGTGGAACCCTAACCTCGACCAGTGGAACCCTAACCTCGATCTATGGAACCCTAACCTCGACCGGTGGAACCCTAACCTCGACCAGTGGAACCCTAACCTCGACCTGTGGAACCTTAACCTCGACCTGTGGAACCTTAACCTCGACCAGTGGAACCCTAACCTCGACCTGTGGAACCTTAACCTCGACCAGTGGAACCCTAACCTCGACCGGTGGAACCCTAACCTCGACCAGTGGAACCCTTACCTCGACCGGTGGAACCCTAACCTCGACCAGTGGAACCCTTACCTCGACCGGTGGAACCCTAACCTCGACCAGTGGAACCCTAACCTCGACCCACACATGTTAGaggggaacaggaagtgatttcTTGTAGTTACTCAGCGACACACATCAGATCTTttgttcacaataaaacacGTGTCCACCCTGTCGGGTCCCGAGTGTTGTTCTTGGCACATTGAAGGTCGGCTATTCATTTACgaggcttttaaaaataaataaagagcttTAGAAGTTCTTCAAAGTTCGTCGTTGGAGAATTTTGCctcaagctgttttttttttgttttttttacttcttcgCTAAAAAAGTCAATACTTTCACCACTTCCTCCTGCAGAGCAATTATTAATCTAGTTAAACTGCTCCTAATTATTCTTGACAAATGCAAACAGAGACTAGTTagtaccaaaaaaagaaaggaacccaaacgaaaacaacaacaactaaagaGTAAATCACTCCGACACCAAACATTTGGCAAATATGTCGACATGTTCACCGCCGCTGTCCCGTTGTTCACATGTTAAAACGGGCGACTTCTCCGCCAATCATCTGCACACTTTGTATGATGTAAACAGAGGCCGCGGTGCGTTCAAGGCCCGTTCACACGAAAAGGTTCACTTGTGTTCTGCGTTGTTGATTTGCAACGCGTGCTGAAGCGGCTGTTTAATGAAGCGATAGTGAAAACATCACCATGGAAACCACACGACAAGATGTCTTGCAGAGCACAAAAGCCAAAGTCACTTTTTCGAAGCTCTGGGGAAGTTTGCATGAGTTGATGTTTTCAGTCAAGATAATGATGAACTGTGGCTTGTATTTAAAAGGATCTTGTTGGGCTGCAGGGGATTTGTTTGTTGTAATACTGCAGCTGACCACCGGGACCCACTCGCATCtctcgttggtttgtggacgttttgaagccttgagctCAGCAATTGGtcagtcgccatcttggtttcttgcaaccagtgaacaggaagtgaccctggtggtcaggagagagaatgcagctttaacacatgaagcatagacttctatacaaccagaggagtcgccccctggtggtcaggagagagaatgcagctttaacacatgaagcatagacttctatacaaccagaggagtcgccccctggtggtcaggagagagaatgcagctttaacacatgaagcatagacttctatacaaccagaggagtcgccccctggtggtcaggagagagaatgcagctttaacacatgaagtataggcttctatacaaccagaggagtcgccccctggtggtcaggagagagaatgcaagtggCAAGTTTTCCAGCGTTTCCTGCCGCTTGTATGCTCCCTACGATACACGCGAGtatcattcatgtttttttgccACAAAGATTATTTCCTGCAAAATTCCCCAAAGATCCAATGGAAGAATCCCATTGGCTGTTTGTAGAGGGAACCAGTGATgctaacttcctgttggactacagacatacgtcatccctgcagcgCTCTACACATCCATGTCAGTACCTCACTGAGCTTCTGCAAACAAATATTTCATGAAGACAGATTAATTTGTGTCCCTGATTCTGAAAATGCCTGTTTGTCTCAAGTAATTTCGGGGTTTCATAGTTTTGTTCGTTGTTGAATCTTTGTTCACTTCTTCTTCACATCAAAAAGGAACTCCAAAAATACATCTCGAAAAAGACAACAAGGGTTTtttgagtgtaaaaaaaactaaacgagTTATTCCTCAGTGAGTTCTCGGTGTGAAAGAGGACCAACGGTTCCTCAGAGGAGGGTGTCAATCCGGGTGCTCGGGTCTCCGCCCAATGAGTCTCCGAGGTCAAACAGCTGGTCGAGGTTGacggaggaggtgcagaggaagTCACTGCGgccttgctcctcctcctccggccagGGGCTCTCCAGGAAGGCGGTGGCGAGGAAGGTCTCCTCGTCAAAGTCCGACCCGTCGGTGTTCCTTTGCGTCTCCGCCAACACGTGGATGTCCGCTGACCCCGCGGGGGGGTCGATGGGAGAGACGTGGGTCCCCCGCACTGTCAGGTCCTCCTCCTTCATGATGGGGCTCAGAGGGTCTCCTCCATCCAAACTGAGCTCCCCATTGAGGGCCGAGTCCAGCAAGGCGTCCCAGTCGAAGTCCCCCTTCAGAGGTCCGATGTCCTTCTGTTCGTCTGTGGAGAGCAGCGGGGAGCTGGAGCGCCGGGGGGCTTTGCCGCCGTCGTTTCTGGAGCCCAGCTTCCTCTTGTGGCCAAGTCTTCCTCGCACCACGGGCCAGGACCCCAGCATGGTCCCCTCGGCCAGATGAGGGTCCCAGTTCTGGTCGGCGCTGGTCGCCTCTTCGAACTCCCGGAGGAGCCGCTGGGACTCGGGGTTGAAGCCCAGGCCGCTCTGACCTCCTGCGGGGCTGCATGGGCTTCTGGACCGGGGCTGGAGGTTCACCCGGAGCCGGCTCTGCAGCGCCGGGTTGATCTGGACCGGCGGCATCCGCCTCTTCTTATAGGCGCCACTCAGGAGGCGCTCGGCGTACTGCGGGTCGATCTTCCAGAAACCACCTTTCCCCGGCTCGTCCTTCTGCCGTGGCACCTTGATGAAGCACTTGTTGAGCGACAGGTTGTGTCTGATGGAGTTCTGAGGATAGAGACACACTTCCTCAACAAgaggctacagccagcagcacttagcttagcataaaaactgGCTACAGCTAGCTGTCTGTCGATCACTTGTTGAGCGACAGGTTGTGTCTGATCGAGTTCTGAGGATAGAGACACACTTCCTCAACAAGAGGCTACCGCCAGCAgcacttagcttagcataaagactggctacagccagcagcccttagcttagcataaagactggctACAGCTAGCTGTCTGTCgatcgtgaaatacttcgttaggtttagtaaaagaTAAGTAATTTCGTAGGATATCTACGAATTacattgtattcttttttttacgtaGCTACAAATGCTGGATGAAGGagcctgtttccagtctttatgctaagctaagctaaccagctgcagACATGAGTGTTGTTGATTTCCTTATCAAAAGGAAGCAAATCAGCCTGAAAAAGGTTAACGAGAACCTGATTGAATATGAAGTGCAGATGGCAGACATCACTAATGCCCCTCCCCCTCGTTGAAGTAGAGCGGTGACCCGATGACCTTTGTTAAATATTATCTGCCCCATGTACGGCTTTACAATAACAGAATGCTCTGAAACACGGGAGTACAGCTAACCGCCTCATCAATCATTCATCCGGCTAAATTAAACTTTTTCATGAAAATTCCTGAAGAATCTGCAGCTGCACTTccattcttcctcctccagcatatatatatatatatatatatatatatatatatatatatatatatatatatatacatatatacatatatatatacatatatatatatatatatatatacatatatatatgtatacatatatatatatacatatatgtgtatatatatatatatatatatgtatacatatatatatatacatatatatatatacatatatgtgtatatatatatatacacacatatatgtatatatatacatatatatacacatatatatatatatatatatacacgtatatatatatatatatatgtatattgtacaATACATTAGTGTTTAGTTATTATTAATTAGCAGCACTTTTAAGTCTCTAATACTTCTATAATAGTGTTCTTTAAATAGAAAGATGGTCATGGTCCCAACTGTGAcctgaaagaaagaacaatGGAAAGTGTGCTggaaacaatgtgtgtgtgcatgtgtgtgtgtgtctttgtgtgtgtgtgtctctgtgtgtgtgtgagtgtgtgtgtttgtgtgtgtgtgtgtgtgtgtgtctttgtgtgtgtgtgtgtctgtgtgtgtgtgtctttgtgtgtgtctgtgtgtctctgtgtgagtgtgtctctgtgtgtgtgtgtgtgtgtgtgtgtctctctgtgtgtgtgtgtctctgtgtgtgtgtgtctttgtgtgtgtgtgtctgtgtgagtgtctctgtgtgtgtgtgtgtgtgtgtgtctctgtgtgtgtgtctttgtgtgtgtgtgtgtgtgtgtgtgtctctgtgtgagtgtgtctctgtgtgtgtgtgtgtgtgtgtgtgtgtgtgtgtctctctgtgtgtgtgtgtgtctttgtgtgtgtgtgtgtgtgtgtgtgtctctctgtgtgagtggctctgtgtgtctttgtttgtgtgtgtctgtgtgagtggctctgtgtgtgtgtgtgcgctcccTACCTGCCAGGTGGGGTCCGCGTGTCGGTAGTAGCAGAAGTGCTCGGTGATCCACAGGTAGATGCAGGACAGGGTGATCTTGGTCTTCTTGCTGGCCTGCATCGCCATGCAGATGAGCGTCGCGTACGAGTACGGCGGCTTGATGCGCGCGTTCGTTTTGTAGTCCACCTCGTCGGGGCAGTGCCCGTGCGCCACGATGCCCGGGAGGCACTGCATCCGGCTGTAGGCCGCCGCCGTGGGCTTCCCCGGGGTCAGGGGTCCGCCGATGGAGGCGGGGTCCGCGGCCAGCGGGGAGGCCGGCGCGTCGGAGCCCGGCGGCCGGTGCTGGCC of the Cyclopterus lumpus isolate fCycLum1 chromosome 8, fCycLum1.pri, whole genome shotgun sequence genome contains:
- the foxj1a gene encoding forkhead box protein J1-A gives rise to the protein MLSLSCADPWPEGSVGLEEEVVTAAAQAEERDNNDNNNDDNNNNNSSSICSSVNLDDSLTSLQWLQEFSILGASVPPRAHLQPHLFGQHRPPGSDAPASPLAADPASIGGPLTPGKPTAAAYSRMQCLPGIVAHGHCPDEVDYKTNARIKPPYSYATLICMAMQASKKTKITLSCIYLWITEHFCYYRHADPTWQNSIRHNLSLNKCFIKVPRQKDEPGKGGFWKIDPQYAERLLSGAYKKRRMPPVQINPALQSRLRVNLQPRSRSPCSPAGGQSGLGFNPESQRLLREFEEATSADQNWDPHLAEGTMLGSWPVVRGRLGHKRKLGSRNDGGKAPRRSSSPLLSTDEQKDIGPLKGDFDWDALLDSALNGELSLDGGDPLSPIMKEEDLTVRGTHVSPIDPPAGSADIHVLAETQRNTDGSDFDEETFLATAFLESPWPEEEEQGRSDFLCTSSVNLDQLFDLGDSLGGDPSTRIDTLL